Proteins encoded within one genomic window of Amycolatopsis sp. 2-15:
- a CDS encoding TrmO family methyltransferase domain-containing protein → MAGVFSTRSPARPNPIGLHRVEIVEVDGLRVLVSHLEAIDGTPVVDVKPVRSPDDG, encoded by the coding sequence ATGGCCGGGGTGTTCAGCACGCGCTCGCCCGCGCGGCCGAATCCGATCGGGCTCCACCGCGTGGAGATCGTCGAGGTCGACGGGTTGCGGGTGCTCGTGTCGCACCTCGAAGCGATCGACGGGACCCCCGTGGTTGACGTGAAGCCGGTGCGCTCACCGGACGACGGGTAG